GGAATTTGGAGGTGAGTTGTGAATTGATggatcattttcttcatttttttcttttacttcttcCTTCTCACattcttcctcattttctttttcaatttcttttgtTTCCACAACAACCTTACCATATTCAGACATTTGTTGTGCTAGCTGCCCCATTTGATTTTCTAGGTTCTTGATGGAAGCATCGGTATTCTTTTGGTTAACTGCTGAAATCTGCATGAATTGGACCACGGTATCCTCAAGCCTAGCAATCTTATCATGTTCTGAGGAGTAATATGGTaggtatggtggtggtggaacttGTTCTTCCTGGAAATGACAATAACCCACATAGTGAGTATCAAAACAAATATCACACCACATTACCTGATCTCTTAGGGATGGTTGTTGCATCTTTGGAATAGGGTGATTCAGAAGCTTCTTGTTGCTATTTTCTCTTTAGCTAGTCGATTGAatgaacaagaaaacacaagctaACACAAGAGATTAGTAACAACAAGGAAAATTTAACTGAAATTAAAACAATACACTATATTCACAATTGCTCAAAGTAAGAAAACTAAAGCAATGCTTTTGTATTGacgcaattccccggcaacggcgccatttttgttgaaaggtttttttaccacaactactttcaaatctttttcaagattcaattgtagtatagtaaagggttttgtcgtatccgcagAGAATTGCTAATACAAACGCCGTTCTTTAGTGAAAATACTTAAGCAATGAATTCAAGGAGTGTTTTGGTTGGTTGTTTTAAACTAAGTTGCAAAACTAAAAGAAAGCTGTAATAAAATGAGTTGTGAACAAGTTGAGAAAACAGTTGGAATTGGATTTCGCCGATTAACTTTTCAGTATCCTTATGACTTCACATATAAGTCACTTCCTACGTTGGATTCCATCACATCATTTCTTATCCTTTTCACAGTTCCCTCATAAAAAGGATTATCACCTCACTTTCCAATAATCAATTCCTTGAGTAAATTAGAAAACAAGTTGCTTTAAGCTTAGATGCTTCTTGACTAATGGATTTCAATTTCATTCCTAAAAGTGAAGCTCACTAGATGATCTTATCTATTTCATAATCAAAGGAATAGTTCCCACCATTCAATCAAATCCAAAATCAAGCTTTAGTTGATCAATCTAAAACTAGCATGAAGAACAAGACAAAATCATTGAAATCAACACATAGGAATAGAAATTTATAGATGAGATTCAAGTTGGATACATTCAAGATAAAAGACTACATCCAATCCCAATACAAAGAGGTTTAGCTATTCATTTTCATGGAAGCTTAAAGCTTACAAGAGAATAGAGAAGATGGAGATGATCCGTGCCGTCGTCGGCGTGTCCCCAGCTCGACGGAGGGTGCGAAAGTTCTCAAtctcccttttctttctttcttcctttgtGGGTTTTCTCTGGTTCTGTCAGTTAGTTCTCTTTCTGATGGGATTTTGGCCTTTTTATATGAAATTCGTGACACAGGGCGCTCAGCTCTTTTTCCCATGCGCTGAGCTGAATTTGTTTACCTTCACTTATGGGTTTTGTCTCCAAACCGCCTCAGACCAGCCGAGCACTCTTAAAATCAGCTCAGCTCTTTTAGGACAGAATCATTCCACTAAAAATCAGTTGAGCACCTTCAAAATCAGCTCAGCTCTTTTAAGACAGAACCATTCCACTAAAAATCAGCTGAGCACCTTCAAAATCAGCTCAGCTCTTTTAAGACAGAACCATTCCACCATAAATCAGCTGAGCACCTTTTGGAATAAGCTGAGCTCTTTTGACGCAAAATCTTCAAAATCCTTGGTTTCTTGCATTTGTTCCTTAAATCATCATTCCTACAACAAAAGTTGAGATTGGAATTACATTTTAAACACTTTCTAGCTAAAATTCACTAATCTATAAATTCTTAGCAACAGAGAGTAACTTTGATATAAATTTTCCATAAATCACATAGATAAGTGCCTTAATAACAATGGAAAACTAGGTAAAATTTGCACTTATCAACTGCCCTCTCTTCATTCCACATAATAGATTGGCAATTAGAGCATACATAAGATGCATCCCCCAAATAAAACACCTCTGCAGTACAAACTTTCTTAAAATTAGCTGACTGCAATGAAAGGGTATTATTAAAGTACCATACAATGTAAGAAGTTTACCTGTCGTTTCAGCCTTTGCATACAATTGTGAATGCCTTTCTGTAGTTTGGTTATCAGGTAATGTACTCGTCTCACCTTGCTCCATGTCTTCTGAATTTAAGCCGAAAGTCCTTCTTGAAACTTGTTCAATAATAGTAGAAGGAATTCTCAAGATACTTTTCCTTTGACATCTACGTGAGGTGCTAGTTCCAACTGATGATGTGAGTATGGTACTTTGATCTGAAATGGAACTTTGTTGTGGTTGTGTAGATGATCCTCTACAATTAAAAATAATGGTTGAGAATGTGAAAGTGATATTGACATAAATGTCATATATTATGCCATGTTGAAAAATGAAGTTTAGTTTACCAACTCCATGTGATGAACCGTTATCTGTATTGGACAGATTTGAACTACTGCCTGTATGCATACCTACATGTGTAAGCATATTAAAATTGTTGAAATTAAGTTGAATAATTTATGGAGAACAATTTCACTATTtaatttaaacattttaatACAATGCATAAATTACCTAAAGGATAACAATAGGTTAATACACTCCACGGTGTATTTTGAGTTGGGCTAGCATACATATATTCGATTTGGGAAAAGCTCGGAAATGCATCTGGagttaaaaaaaacttgatCAACGTCTGCAAACTCAGTGACAACACAAAGTTATCAAAAATATCATACTTTTATATTGGATTAGTTGATAAAACTAATATTAATATACAACCTTGTGCGTGATTATTCATTTTAGATTTGTTCTTCATGATAGCTTTCCTTCTCAATCTTGCATAAGACGCAACTTGGGCCTTATAGGTCGCAAAAACATTATTTCTTTGTCCAATAGGGCCTAAAAAGGATTGAAAAAGATGTATGAAGATTCTTGAAGCAATTAAGATTATAGAAAAGTAGGGTTAAGATTTTAGACCTGGAAAATAACAAACATTATTTACTCATGGGGAAGGAATTTGAATATTAGTGTTCAATACTGACAATGGTGAAACTTCACTACATGGATCTGCAATGTTAAAATTATGTTTCAATTGAAAGTGATTGGAGATAACAAAGACTCATGCTTTCAAGTATGAAGTGATTACTAAAATGAAACTCAATAAAAGAAGCAAGCTGCCAAATTCCTACTATGGAATTTTAAACTTGTTAAGATGCTTCTATCCTTGACATATAAAAATGGAGTTAAACATGTTTATATCCTTGACATATATTAAATAAGCAGATTATAATAGTAGAAAAAGGAAAGCAAACACATATTTTGATTTAGAATTGAAAATTGATCTAGACTCTTAAATCAATTATAATAGGATCTTTCAAGCATGCAGTAAACTACCTTTATTCTTATGACGAAAAGTCGACGTAATAcaaaccttttctttttcttattttttgatAAGTTGTCTTTGTCTGAATGTTTGATAAAGAACTTTGTTGAGTAGATGAACCTCCTGCAATGATATTTTGCACtgcagaaaaaataaaaaatcatgtcAACACTTTTCACAATACGACAAGCTTTATTTATGATTGTCTACTTTTTTTTTGCAATATCAAATGAACATTATATTCATGATGGGTCAAGTGCCATTACTAAGAATAGCATACAGATACTCAAAAGAGGAATTACTAACTGACGTGTGTTTCTTACCTAACAGCCCCAATTAATAGTAGATACCATTACAAACTAACTATCCCAAAGGActtaggaaaagaaagaaagtcaaaattcaaatcaaataaGCACCCTTTATAATTCACAGCAATAGATGACACTCAAACCAGACTTCTGCAAGTTGAATTTTGTCATTATGCAATTGGTAATTCACTGCACCTGGAAGCAATACTTGTGCCTTCTTCGTTCTCATATTATCGGTTCAAAAAACAAAGGGCAAATCATCTTTGAATACCCcaaatcatcatcattataTATTATATGCAGTTCTTGAATTGAGCACCTGATTGTCTACTTATTGTTGTTGAAGCCTCGAATGGAGTTACTATAGATATTCAAATTCTATTCATCACTAATGTGatcaaaacataaaataaagcTATTCAGATTTGTACTAACTTGATCTCATACCTGAATCCAAAGATGCCAGTGGAGACCTCATGGGCTTTGATCCCTGGCGGAACTCCGTATATTTCAAAGCTTCATCATTGTAATTCAAGGGGATTCGCAACGGATCCTTGTGCAACGGTGTTGTATTTTCATCAActgaaaaacaaataaatgtttAATAAAATGTTAACTTAACTTGCACTATTGAATTTTAAAAGcaatttttattcaattaaaCACTACCTTGTATTGAAGTGGTTTTTCTATTGCATCTATTGTTTTTCATTATAATCATTCTTCTCATTCGCGCCTGTCTAGCCCGTTCCTTATCCATTAGCTCTACTTATAACTAGAAGTTCAGGAAAAATGCTAATGATTCAAGAATGCAGTTAAGATACAGGAAAACATATGGCATTGTGGAAAGAGTATCTCAGTAATGCAAGCAAGATTAATTGTATAAGATCAATGCAAACTGACGATTCTTGGATGAATAATTAAAAACCTACCTACCTCTCTTGCTAAATTTCAAAGAAACGAAAACGAATCAGAAAGAAGAGTAAAGCAAAAAACAAACGTGAAAAACATTTCTCAGTCAATTCAAGAATTATATAAGCGAAAACGAATTTAGTTCACCATCATGTTAACTTCACTGAATGAATAATAAGAGAAGAAGAGGAGCAGATCATTGGCAAGAGAGGGaaaagaagaggaggagaaaatTTACCTTGAGCAAGAGAGAGGTAGATTTCAAGCCGCAACCcacactgagaagaagaagcgttCTGAAATTTGGCAGAATGATCAACGTGTTCTGTGTTATGTTGTGTAGAAACCATATTTTCTAGTTCGTGATAATTACGAATGTGCCATTATTGAGAGATGCAAAAAACAACATGTTCTCCGTGTTTTCTATGTTTCCAGAACAATAATTCaaaactaaaaaacaaaaacaatttttttctgttctgatttttctgttttaaaaacaaaaaaataggaaacaatttttaaattaattttgagaaaacaactttatcaaacaagtttttttatttttaaattttataaaacagaaaactgtttttaaaaacagaaatcaaACAAGCCCTAAACTACTAggttttcaaaaaacaaattagGTTTATGCTTCGATCCTCTATGGAATTCCCATCCTTTCTTTGATCAAAAACATTTTGATTTAGCTTTTCCCTTCAACCTCACATATTGGCAGCTTTCGTTCTCATTTAGTTAGTGTTAAACTTCACATTTCCttgtttttcttcattgttcacTTCTCTATGTATTTTATTACTAATTTCTTTTAATGATGGTTCGATTAATGTGTTGAAAACATTGGTCGTtggaaaatcaataaaaaaattgccAGGTTTGTAATAGACATGTGGATCAGTCTCACCCTGAGTTGGGCGGCTTGACCTGCATAGGAAGGAACCAGCGTCCAAGGCGGTTCCAACTCTTAGGACTTAAACAGAATCCTAGCGAGTTGGGCTAGTCTTGATTAAAAGTCCATTAAGTTGTTGTAAGGCCCATTTTGTAATAGACTTAGGGTTATGTGGTCTTTGCCCCTCTATAAAAGGCAAGATCTCATTCACAATAAATCAGGTTCTCTCTTGAGCTCAACAATGACTGCACAAAACCCTAGATCTAGGACCTCCATGTTCATGCAAGAACAACATGCTTTTCTATTAGAGAGCCAGTTAGAGGTTAGTTACTCTAGTAGGCTATATAAGTCAGATTGTGACTCTATAGTGTATGTTGATTACTGAATATTGTGGAATGATATAAACCTCTTTCCCTAGACCAAAACATGAACTTTAATTGGGTATTTTAAAGCGCTACTGAAACGCTTTAAATCAAGCCGTTGTAATAGACGTTTGAAGGTCTTTAAGGTTTTATAAAATAACACTTTAACCATTAACAGACAGGTACTAAAGCGCTTATTATTAAAAGCGTCGTGACAGAATAAGAAACATGTGTTTTAGCTGCCAAAATTTTCCCAGAAGGTTCTACTAAAGTTATACTAAATTCCTACCAAAAGCTTATTGGCTGCCAAAAATCTTCCTTTTAGCTTCCAAAATGTTGGTAGACTGAATTAAGTGGCTGATTGACTTTGAAATATTCTGGAAACAAAATGTAGCTAACCATCAATCCTTATTCCATACACTGAGGCTAGATTTCAGTGATTTGAATTTCTTCTAGAGTACATACGCTCCTCACCCGTCAATCTGAATGTCATTCCATGTCTCTTCCACAAACCGTTCGAATCTAGGATCATCCTGCCAACATTTAAGAATTCTAAATGGCTTACGAACCTAGTGATAACAATGCACCTTAGCAATAGAGGGCAGATATATGAGAACTCCCTATATAGTACAAATTGGACACAGTCAAGCCAAGCCGACCACCATTCCTAGGATACCATGAACCAATCGAGTCTGCTCGTAGCCTTTCCACGAGGGTGATACCATGTGAATCATCTTCGTAACAGCAGAATATCAAACAATTCCAGGTCATAGATAAAAGCATTGAAGTCCTTAGATTCCCTTTCCCCGTAGATGCATCCATTCATCATACCTTTTCTTTCCTATGAATTCCTTACTGCATTGAAACGCCCCGCCACTCCCCGATAAAGAATTTTTAAATATCTAGAAGAATATCTTAATATTCAATAAAATTATTAGGAGTTCAAAATTTGTGTTTTCTCCATTTTTCATAAAATGGGGGTAGAGAGCCAATCGTTTTTTTCTCCGACAGATGGCCAGACCCCGTAGTCTTCGCTTCTCCTTCAGATTTCATGGTGCATATGGCATTCACTATTCGCATTGAAGATTTTGGGGTCCCCAACCACCTCTAATAATAATGAACCCTGAGCCTACAACACTATCCTAAGCTTTGAAGACCTCCTTGCTCCATACACACAATAATCACCCTGCTCTATCGATAGCAGGGCTCCACCGCTAATCACAACTTTCATCCCCCATATTTGTGTACACACTCTTATATCCACCATGGATAGTTTCATCTCCTACAATAATAGCATTTCCACCTTCTCCTTTGTTAGCATCTCCCGCCGGCCGCAAGGCACATCTTTTGACCATGCTCCACAAGCCTCTCACATTAAAATTGAGAATTAACATGGGTTATTttgtggtaagagctaggggatgTAAGGGTGGGGAGGAGAAGGTATAGGGTTCGAATCTTGGAAGGGAACTTTGAAcgaattttctaacttactaacaaccaaccactaacatttgcctaatATAACAAAAAAAGGGTTATTTTGTCCATCCCTAAGGGTTATTTTGTCCATCCCTAAGGGTTATTTTGTCCATCCCTCTAGTCCTCACATCTTCACAGGGCTTCCTTTTTTTTCCCAATCTCTCTTCTCCATTTCCACAACTTTTCTAATCACTTCCTCCTCATCACCATTACTTGACACCCCAGTTCCTTTCCTAACTTCCACATAAACCCTACTTCCGATTCAGAGTTCTTTAGCCAAAACATTTGATTGCAATTTCTAACAGCACAATCTATAACAGGCtaacgagtaatgatatatacacacctcatcttttaaacacttcatttccacctatttttgtttctacctctctccttttatcatctatcacatctcatactttctctcacttactttttttttctttctatctctctcctcctccacctccttccacctcaaaatgaggtgtgaataaaACATTTTCCTTTCAATTAGTCCTGAAACCACCCCCACTGAGTCACCCATTTCAATGGACAAAAGTCAAAATCACACTCATGAAGAGGGACCCACTTCAAAGGGGAGTAAGAACAAGACTGCGAATGAGGGGAGTCTTGTTACTAATAATGGGCCCAAAAAGAGCCTGGGCCTGGTTCAATCACTAGCCCTGTTATGGTGGGAGGAAAACACACCCATCTCGGACCCAACACTTATGATTTGGTCAGCTCTAAGAGATTCTACCCATTATTTTGTTGCATTTGATGGTTTGACGATTCAAAGTGGTGCTTCAATTAGCAAAAGTTTTTCTCTAGAAACTCCATTAGCGTTTATTTAATTATAAGATACTCGTCACATGAATTAGTGGATAACCAGAGCAGGTGAGATGTCATGTCAAATAGGCCAAATCTTCAATTTCTTGACGGATCAGCctctcttttttaatttttattccaTGATACACCAAATATTAGAAACAAGTTCATGAAACAGTCAATTTTGCTCCCAAATGTCAATGCATGCGAATCATCCAAAGTCGGATTGAAGTGTCAAACAAACAAAAGCAAAACGTCATGTCTTGAAATGAGCGCACAACAACGTTTGTTGTTTCTTGCTCTTGGCACTCATCAAATATTTTGATAGATACATATAGCTTTGATTCACATCTCTATGTCTGTATCCTAATAGCAGCTAGAGTAGTACTATAATAGTCTATATCACACTTCAATGGAAATTCTTACTTTCATCTTTATACTACTTGCCTCTCTCAAAGTTTGCATA
This portion of the Lotus japonicus ecotype B-129 chromosome 3, LjGifu_v1.2 genome encodes:
- the LOC130743154 gene encoding uncharacterized protein LOC130743154 isoform X1 translates to MEWTRWRANDWEQQRRREARHLETLKSFEAQQNASSSQCGLRLEIYLSLAQVDENTTPLHKDPLRIPLNYNDEALKYTEFRQGSKPMRSPLASLDSVQNIIAGGSSTQQSSLSNIQTKTTYQKIRKRKGPIGQRNNVFATYKAQVASYARLRRKAIMKNKSKMNNHAQDAFPSFSQIEYMYASPTQNTPWSVLTYCYPLGMHTGSSSNLSNTDNGSSHGVEDHLHNHNKVPFQIKVPYSHHQLELAPHVDVKGKVS
- the LOC130743154 gene encoding uncharacterized protein LOC130743154 isoform X2, coding for MDKERARQARMRRMIIMKNNRCNRKTTSIQVDENTTPLHKDPLRIPLNYNDEALKYTEFRQGSKPMRSPLASLDSVQNIIAGGSSTQQSSLSNIQTKTTYQKIRKRKGPIGQRNNVFATYKAQVASYARLRRKAIMKNKSKMNNHAQDAFPSFSQIEYMYASPTQNTPWSVLTYCYPLGMHTGSSSNLSNTDNGSSHGVEDHLHNHNKVPFQIKVPYSHHQLELAPHVDVKGKVS